The proteins below are encoded in one region of Zootoca vivipara chromosome 10, rZooViv1.1, whole genome shotgun sequence:
- the TMEM60 gene encoding transmembrane protein 60, translated as MRMSLAQRVLLTWLFTLLFLIMLVLKLDEKAPWNWFLIFIPVWIFDTILLVMIIVKMARRCKSGYDPRNGSRHLKKKAWYLVAMLLKLAFCLALCAKLEQLAEIKLAYVFIPFWVLLIGGIIELGYNIFYVRRE; from the coding sequence ATGAGAATGTCCTTGGCGCAGAGAGTGCTGCTCACATGGCTCTTCACGTTGCTGTTCCTGATCATGTTAGTGTTGAAACTGGATGAAAAGGCGCCATGGAACTGGTTTCTCATATTTATCCCAGTTTGGATATTTGATACTATTCTTCTCGTTATGATAATTGTAAAAATGGCTCGCCGTTGTAAGTCTGGCTATGACCCTCGAAATGGTTCCCGTCACCTCAAGAAGAAAGCTTGGTACCTTGTAGCAATGCTGCTTAAGTTGGCCTTCTGCCTCGCCCTCTGTGCTAAATTGGAACAACTTGCTGAAATAAAGCTAGCTTATGTCTTTATTCCCTTTTGGGTGTTGCTCATTGGAGGGATAATAGAACTTGGATACAACATCTTCTATGTACGAAGGGAATAA